A genomic segment from Solenopsis invicta isolate M01_SB chromosome 5, UNIL_Sinv_3.0, whole genome shotgun sequence encodes:
- the LOC105200008 gene encoding acyl-CoA Delta(11) desaturase, whose translation MKETKENDSSTSNEVEKRKIKWASVLYYIYLHVIGLAGLYFLFSKAKWMTVFYFSFLVTISSIALTAGAHRLYAHQTFVATSQLRLFIMLAHTMAGVGSIYNWVFWHRVHHKYYGTERDPYNHKKGFFYSHVISNLLSTPSDLKKYAKNIDMRDVDMDGYVWTQQKLYYILFIVFGLLLPINLPIKYWDETFVNAFLIIGAARLLITTNISWLVNSALLVWGLKRGDKFPVDDNSVFFLSKSYWMNYHYLLPWDWKSDEFGTYGRGFVTLVIKMLYEFGFINQMKTATCNDVREALYKVAISEKTMNEALEEVKKNAEEAAYRQKLKYRH comes from the exons ATGAAAGAAACCAAAGAAAATGACAGCAGCACCAGCAATGAAGTGGAAAAGCGAAAAATAAAATGGGCCTCTGTGCTTTATTACATTTACCTTCACGTCATCGGTCTCGCTGGCTTATACTTTCTGTTCAGCAAAGCAAAATGGATGACGGTATTCTACT TTTCTTTCCTCGTCACAATCAGTTCTATAGCATTAACGGCGGGTGCTCACAGATTGTATGCACATCAAACATTCGTCGCAACATCGCAACTCAGACTCTTCATAATGCTAGCCCACACAATGGCAGGCGtg GGTTCCATATATAATTGGGTGTTTTGGCACCGGGTGCATCATAAATATTACGGAACCGAGAGAGACCCGTATAATCATAAGAAAGGATTCTTTTATTCTCATGTGATCAGCAATCTCTTGTCAACGCCCTCCGATTTGAAGAAATATGCGAAGAATATCGATATGCGCGATGTTGACATGGATGGATATGTTTGGACGCAACAAAA GTTGTACTATATACTCTTCATTGTGTTCGGACTGCTACTGCCTATCAACCTGCCTATAAAATATTGGGATGAAACGTTTGTAAATGCCTTTTTAATTATTGGCGCAGCGAGATTATTGATCACCACTAACATTTCATGGCTTGTAAACAGTGCCCTGCTGGTCTGGGGCCTAAAGAGAGGGGACAa ATTTCCGGTCGATGACAATTCTGTCTTTTTCTTATCCAAGTCTTACTGGAtgaattatcattatttactaCCATGGGACTGGAAAAGTGACGAATTTGGAACTTACGGAAGGGGTTTTGTCACGTTAGTCATCAAGATGTTATACGAATTCGGTTTCATCAATCAGATGAAGACCGCTACTTGCAATGATGTACGAGAAGCTCTGTATAAGGTCGCTATATCGGAAAAAACGATGAATGAAGCTTTAGAAGAAGTAAAAAAGAACGCAGAAGAAGCTGCTTACAGACAGAAGCTGAAATATCGCCATTAA
- the LOC105200009 gene encoding acyl-CoA Delta(11) desaturase, translated as MTSSIINAPVLFKVPFKDGTLVEPQVIEEKSEYVRTILWKVVINFSLLHLGALYGVYLSFTSAKFATVLFEISKWPPIQVVTAVDDA; from the exons ATGACATCAAGTATAATAAACGCACCTGTACTATTCAAAGTACCATTCAAAGATGGAACTCTTGTCGAACCGCAAGTTATTGAGGAAAAATCTGAATATGTTAGAACAATCTTATGGAAAGTTGTAATAAATTTCTCGTTATTACATCTTGGCGCTCTTTACGGAGTTTATCTCTCCTTCACATCTGCCAAATTTGCGACTGTCCTTTTTG AAATTTCCAAGtggccacccatccaagtcgtgacCGCAGTGGATGATGCTTGA
- the LOC105200010 gene encoding acyl-CoA Delta(11) desaturase isoform X2, giving the protein MAPNITSTPTGVLFEDETLAESQVVEELKSKTKYVRRIVWRNVIIFSFLHLGALFGVYLLFTSAKFATILFAIFLYQISGLGITAGAHRLWAHRSYKAKWPLQLLLVIMNTVAFQDAAVDWARDHRVHHKYTETDADPHNAKRGFFFAHMGWLLCRKHPDVKEKGKGIDLSDLESDPILAFQKKYYIILMPLFCFILPTVIPVMFWGETWTNAYFIPTVLRYVFTLNMTWLVNSAAHLFGNKPYDRHINPAENKGVAMFALGEGWHNYHHVFPWDYKTAELGNYRLNFTTAFIDFFAKIGWAYDLKTVSEETIKKRVERTGDGSHELWGWGDKDQTQEERDAAIVTHHHTKMQ; this is encoded by the exons ATGGCGCCGAATATAACAAGTACACCTACAGGAGTGCTGTTCGAAGATGAGACTCTCGCCGAATCGCAAGTAGTTGAAGAGCTGAAGAGTAAAACTAAATATGTTAGGCGCATTGTGTGGAGAAATGTGATTATTTTCTCGTTCCTACATCTCGGTGCCCTTTTCGGCGTTTACCTTTTATTTACATCGGCTAAATTTGCGACCATCTTATTCG CAATTTTCTTGTATCAAATCAGCGGCTTGGGAATCACAGCTGGGGCTCACCGACTCTGGGCACATCGATCTTACAAAGCAAAGTGGCCTCTTCAGCTGCTACTTGTGATTATGAACACTGTAGCGTTTCAG GATGCTGCGGTCGACTGGGCCAGAGACCATAGGGTTCATCACAAATACACTGAAACCGACGCCGATCCGCATAATGCTAAAAGAGGTTTCTTCTTCGCGCATATGGGCTGGCTACTTTGCAGAAAACATCCAGACGTCAAAGAAAAGGGCAAAGGCATCGACTTAAGCGATCTTGAAAGCGATCCGATATTGGCATTCCAAAAGAA ATATTATATCATACTGATGCCATTGTTCTGCTTTATTTTACCAACCGTTATTCCGGTCATGTTTTGGGGCGAGACATGGACAAATGCTTACTTTATTCCGACCGTACTCCGTTATGTTTTCACGTTAAATATGACATGGCTGGTAAATTCCGCGGCTCATTTGTTTGGCAACAAACCTTACGACAG ACATATTAATCCAGCGGAGAACAAAGGTGTTGCCATGTTTGCCCTCGGTGAAGGATGGCACAATTACCATCACGTATTTCCTTGGGATTATAAGACGGCCGAACTCGGCAATTACAGGCTCAATTTCACGACAGCCTTCATCGACTTTTTCGCGAAGATCGGCTGGGCCTATGATTTAAAGACCGTATCCGAGGAAACGATAAAGAAACGTGTGGAGAGAACGGGCGACGGCAGTCACGAGTTATGGGGTTGGGGTGATAAAGATCAAACGCAGGAGGAAAGAGATGCAGCGATAGTGACGCATCATCACACGAAGATGCAATAG
- the LOC105200010 gene encoding acyl-CoA Delta(11) desaturase isoform X1: protein MSMSVLRILIEGHQGFYTTMAPNITSTPTGVLFEDETLAESQVVEELKSKTKYVRRIVWRNVIIFSFLHLGALFGVYLLFTSAKFATILFAIFLYQISGLGITAGAHRLWAHRSYKAKWPLQLLLVIMNTVAFQDAAVDWARDHRVHHKYTETDADPHNAKRGFFFAHMGWLLCRKHPDVKEKGKGIDLSDLESDPILAFQKKYYIILMPLFCFILPTVIPVMFWGETWTNAYFIPTVLRYVFTLNMTWLVNSAAHLFGNKPYDRHINPAENKGVAMFALGEGWHNYHHVFPWDYKTAELGNYRLNFTTAFIDFFAKIGWAYDLKTVSEETIKKRVERTGDGSHELWGWGDKDQTQEERDAAIVTHHHTKMQ, encoded by the exons ATGTCCATGAGCGTACTAAGGATTTTGATCGAAGGGCATCAGGG ATTTTACACAACAATGGCGCCGAATATAACAAGTACACCTACAGGAGTGCTGTTCGAAGATGAGACTCTCGCCGAATCGCAAGTAGTTGAAGAGCTGAAGAGTAAAACTAAATATGTTAGGCGCATTGTGTGGAGAAATGTGATTATTTTCTCGTTCCTACATCTCGGTGCCCTTTTCGGCGTTTACCTTTTATTTACATCGGCTAAATTTGCGACCATCTTATTCG CAATTTTCTTGTATCAAATCAGCGGCTTGGGAATCACAGCTGGGGCTCACCGACTCTGGGCACATCGATCTTACAAAGCAAAGTGGCCTCTTCAGCTGCTACTTGTGATTATGAACACTGTAGCGTTTCAG GATGCTGCGGTCGACTGGGCCAGAGACCATAGGGTTCATCACAAATACACTGAAACCGACGCCGATCCGCATAATGCTAAAAGAGGTTTCTTCTTCGCGCATATGGGCTGGCTACTTTGCAGAAAACATCCAGACGTCAAAGAAAAGGGCAAAGGCATCGACTTAAGCGATCTTGAAAGCGATCCGATATTGGCATTCCAAAAGAA ATATTATATCATACTGATGCCATTGTTCTGCTTTATTTTACCAACCGTTATTCCGGTCATGTTTTGGGGCGAGACATGGACAAATGCTTACTTTATTCCGACCGTACTCCGTTATGTTTTCACGTTAAATATGACATGGCTGGTAAATTCCGCGGCTCATTTGTTTGGCAACAAACCTTACGACAG ACATATTAATCCAGCGGAGAACAAAGGTGTTGCCATGTTTGCCCTCGGTGAAGGATGGCACAATTACCATCACGTATTTCCTTGGGATTATAAGACGGCCGAACTCGGCAATTACAGGCTCAATTTCACGACAGCCTTCATCGACTTTTTCGCGAAGATCGGCTGGGCCTATGATTTAAAGACCGTATCCGAGGAAACGATAAAGAAACGTGTGGAGAGAACGGGCGACGGCAGTCACGAGTTATGGGGTTGGGGTGATAAAGATCAAACGCAGGAGGAAAGAGATGCAGCGATAGTGACGCATCATCACACGAAGATGCAATAG
- the LOC105200010 gene encoding acyl-CoA Delta(11) desaturase isoform X3, with the protein MSMSVLRILIEGHQGFYTTMAPNITSTPTGVLFEDETLAESQVVEELKSKTKYVRRIVWRNVIIFSFLHLGALFGVYLLFTSAKFATILFAIFLYQISGLGITAGAHRLWAHRSYKAKWPLQLLLVIMNTVAFQDAAVDWARDHRVHHKYTETDADPHNAKRGFFFAHMGWLLCRKHPDVKEKGKGIDLSDLESDPILAFQKKHINPAENKGVAMFALGEGWHNYHHVFPWDYKTAELGNYRLNFTTAFIDFFAKIGWAYDLKTVSEETIKKRVERTGDGSHELWGWGDKDQTQEERDAAIVTHHHTKMQ; encoded by the exons ATGTCCATGAGCGTACTAAGGATTTTGATCGAAGGGCATCAGGG ATTTTACACAACAATGGCGCCGAATATAACAAGTACACCTACAGGAGTGCTGTTCGAAGATGAGACTCTCGCCGAATCGCAAGTAGTTGAAGAGCTGAAGAGTAAAACTAAATATGTTAGGCGCATTGTGTGGAGAAATGTGATTATTTTCTCGTTCCTACATCTCGGTGCCCTTTTCGGCGTTTACCTTTTATTTACATCGGCTAAATTTGCGACCATCTTATTCG CAATTTTCTTGTATCAAATCAGCGGCTTGGGAATCACAGCTGGGGCTCACCGACTCTGGGCACATCGATCTTACAAAGCAAAGTGGCCTCTTCAGCTGCTACTTGTGATTATGAACACTGTAGCGTTTCAG GATGCTGCGGTCGACTGGGCCAGAGACCATAGGGTTCATCACAAATACACTGAAACCGACGCCGATCCGCATAATGCTAAAAGAGGTTTCTTCTTCGCGCATATGGGCTGGCTACTTTGCAGAAAACATCCAGACGTCAAAGAAAAGGGCAAAGGCATCGACTTAAGCGATCTTGAAAGCGATCCGATATTGGCATTCCAAAAGAA ACATATTAATCCAGCGGAGAACAAAGGTGTTGCCATGTTTGCCCTCGGTGAAGGATGGCACAATTACCATCACGTATTTCCTTGGGATTATAAGACGGCCGAACTCGGCAATTACAGGCTCAATTTCACGACAGCCTTCATCGACTTTTTCGCGAAGATCGGCTGGGCCTATGATTTAAAGACCGTATCCGAGGAAACGATAAAGAAACGTGTGGAGAGAACGGGCGACGGCAGTCACGAGTTATGGGGTTGGGGTGATAAAGATCAAACGCAGGAGGAAAGAGATGCAGCGATAGTGACGCATCATCACACGAAGATGCAATAG